In Blastopirellula sp. J2-11, a single genomic region encodes these proteins:
- a CDS encoding DUF4013 domain-containing protein, with translation MSNDPSNPFQSPSGDSYQDSPDTPSMPAPPRESIDYFGPFSQFFEHPNWVTNMLLPSLVLLIPILGVMVVWGYMFEAIALLLTGRSERPYHGFTFDRFGDYLMRGLWIMLAMFCLGLLFSIPLMIVVGALNFAAQAADGPARGVLAILAFVVQFGAQILINLVTMPAMIRVGLTKEFSEGFNFGFMIDFFKKMWLDQILVILFTSIAGMVVGIVGALACCVGILPAMILMMFVMTMLNMQLYQVYLHRGGQTIPIAP, from the coding sequence ATGTCAAACGATCCGTCGAATCCATTTCAGTCGCCCAGCGGGGATTCCTATCAAGATTCGCCCGATACGCCGAGCATGCCAGCTCCGCCGCGTGAGTCGATCGACTATTTTGGGCCGTTTTCGCAGTTCTTCGAGCATCCGAATTGGGTGACGAATATGCTGCTGCCGTCGTTGGTGCTGCTGATTCCCATTCTCGGCGTGATGGTCGTGTGGGGTTACATGTTTGAAGCGATCGCATTGCTCCTGACGGGGCGCAGCGAACGTCCCTACCATGGCTTCACGTTTGATCGTTTTGGCGACTACCTGATGCGCGGATTGTGGATCATGCTGGCGATGTTTTGTTTGGGACTTCTGTTTTCGATTCCCCTGATGATTGTCGTCGGCGCGCTGAATTTCGCCGCGCAAGCCGCCGATGGTCCAGCGCGCGGCGTGCTCGCCATCCTCGCGTTCGTCGTCCAATTTGGAGCACAGATTCTCATCAATCTGGTGACCATGCCGGCGATGATTCGCGTTGGTTTGACGAAGGAGTTTTCGGAAGGGTTTAACTTTGGCTTCATGATCGATTTCTTCAAGAAAATGTGGCTCGACCAGATTCTTGTGATTCTGTTCACCTCGATTGCCGGCATGGTCGTGGGAATTGTCGGGGCTCTCGCTTGCTGCGTCGGCATTTTGCCGGCGATGATCTTGATGATGTTCGTCATGACAATGTTGAACATGCAGCTTTATCAGGTCTATCTCCACCGCGGGGGGCAAACGATCCCAATCGCCCCGTAA
- a CDS encoding DUF3299 domain-containing protein, protein MTATLDSPSAQTPDGQPDYDRYRSLSGLAVGALIVGILSLLSIFSVSLLPLAVVGVGFGLFTIRTVDRNRDLVTGRNVAIAGTALSALALVLSPSRYYYEEYVNIPEGYEVMAFGSLQPDLGNTAVVPEKAWKFDGKRVLINGYVYPHDQKEGLNRFVLVPDFDTCCFGGQPKLTDMIEVRLRDPLRVNWSYNRRKIGGTLTINKHLHQMKDLTGVYYEIDADYVK, encoded by the coding sequence ATGACTGCGACATTGGATTCACCCTCAGCTCAAACTCCTGACGGACAGCCCGATTACGATCGTTATCGATCGCTGAGCGGATTGGCGGTTGGCGCGCTGATAGTCGGCATTTTGAGCTTGTTGTCGATTTTTTCCGTCTCGTTATTGCCGTTGGCGGTTGTCGGCGTTGGCTTCGGCTTGTTCACCATTCGAACCGTCGACCGAAATCGTGATCTGGTGACCGGTCGTAATGTCGCGATCGCCGGAACGGCGCTCAGCGCGCTGGCGCTGGTGCTGAGCCCAAGCCGCTATTACTACGAAGAGTACGTGAACATCCCCGAGGGATACGAAGTTATGGCCTTTGGCTCGCTGCAGCCGGATCTGGGCAATACCGCGGTCGTTCCTGAAAAAGCGTGGAAGTTTGACGGCAAGCGCGTGCTGATCAACGGCTACGTCTATCCGCATGATCAAAAAGAAGGTCTGAACCGCTTTGTGTTGGTGCCGGACTTTGATACTTGCTGTTTCGGCGGCCAGCCCAAGCTGACCGATATGATCGAAGTTCGTCTGCGTGATCCGCTGCGAGTCAATTGGTCTTACAATCGGCGTAAGATTGGGGGTACGCTGACGATCAACAAGCATTTGCACCAGATGAAAGACCTGACCGGGGTCTACTATGAGATTGATGCCGATTACGTCAAGTGA
- a CDS encoding M20/M25/M40 family metallo-hydrolase, giving the protein MATIAAPRAKALQLVKQLLAIPGGSGREKQVAQFIEAELLAAGAEKSWFRYDKAHQQGPIADAEVGNLVVTIPGTIAAPRRLLMAHMDTVPLCVGCTPVRKGDVLESREADRGLGADDRAGVAVVLHAACQILRKKLPHPPLTLLFTIEEEIGLHGAKNLQTSLLKKPALAFNWDGGSPTKLTIGAIGGYRMFLDVHGIASHAGVAPERGASAITIASLAIARLHKAGWLGKITKKKRVGTANVGVINGGAATNVVCDSVQLKAEARSHDVAFLHDIVAQIEAAFRDAAAEVKNVDGQSGSVDITGRLDYEPFLLSKDEPSVQVAQQTLAALGLESELSIANGGLDANWLFRHGVPAVTFGCGQRNQHMATEQLHLESFYQACDIGLNIAVGK; this is encoded by the coding sequence ATGGCTACCATCGCCGCTCCTCGCGCGAAAGCTTTACAACTGGTGAAACAACTGCTGGCCATCCCCGGCGGCAGCGGACGCGAGAAGCAAGTCGCCCAGTTTATTGAGGCCGAGCTGCTAGCCGCCGGCGCCGAAAAAAGCTGGTTTCGCTACGACAAAGCGCATCAGCAGGGTCCCATCGCCGACGCCGAAGTCGGCAATCTGGTGGTGACGATTCCCGGCACGATCGCTGCTCCCCGCCGTTTGCTAATGGCTCACATGGATACGGTGCCGCTCTGCGTCGGCTGCACGCCGGTCCGCAAGGGGGATGTGTTAGAATCGCGTGAAGCCGATCGCGGATTGGGCGCCGACGATCGCGCCGGCGTCGCCGTCGTGCTGCACGCCGCTTGTCAGATCTTGCGGAAGAAACTGCCGCACCCGCCGCTGACGCTGCTGTTCACCATCGAAGAAGAGATCGGTCTGCATGGCGCGAAGAACCTGCAGACGTCGCTGCTGAAGAAGCCGGCCCTCGCCTTCAACTGGGACGGCGGATCTCCCACCAAACTGACGATCGGCGCAATCGGCGGCTACCGCATGTTCTTAGACGTGCACGGAATCGCGAGCCATGCAGGGGTCGCCCCCGAGCGCGGCGCCAGCGCGATCACCATCGCTTCGCTGGCGATCGCGCGCTTGCACAAAGCGGGCTGGCTCGGCAAAATCACCAAGAAGAAGAGGGTCGGGACCGCCAACGTGGGCGTGATCAACGGCGGCGCTGCGACCAATGTCGTTTGCGATTCGGTGCAGTTGAAAGCCGAGGCGCGAAGTCACGACGTCGCCTTCTTGCATGACATCGTCGCTCAAATCGAAGCCGCTTTTCGCGACGCCGCCGCCGAGGTGAAGAACGTCGACGGGCAATCAGGATCGGTCGACATCACCGGGCGACTCGACTACGAACCGTTCCTGCTCTCCAAAGACGAACCATCGGTGCAAGTCGCACAGCAAACGCTGGCGGCGCTCGGCCTGGAATCGGAACTGAGCATCGCCAACGGCGGACTTGACGCGAATTGGCTCTTCCGACACGGCGTGCCGGCCGTCACCTTTGGCTGCGGCCAGCGAAACCAACATATGGCGACCGAGCAACTTCATCTCGAGTCGTTCTATCAGGCCTGCGATATCGGCCTGAATATTGCCGTCGGGAAGTGA
- the eboE gene encoding metabolite traffic protein EboE: protein MSLPDWIGYCTNVHAGANLAETEANLVKHAVRVRELISPREPMGVGLWLSAVTAKELRDEDRLARFRGFLNDNKLMPYTLNGFPYGNFHQAVVKHAVYEPTWMDPLRLQYTLDLAIVLDQLLPPGEEGSISTLPIAWGNPPLSEEAYAAAVANFLTLSNELAKLEQTTGRLIYVCIEPEPGCAIDTTADMIDFFQNRLFPAGDAAQLARYIRVCHDVCHAAVMCEDQSAVLSQYAAAGISVGKVQISSAIEVEFDSLTDEDRQAAIQRLEQFAEDRYLHQTMVQSPSGERKLYDDLPALLNSIAGEPSGVWRIHFHMPIYLDAFGPLRTTQGQILDLLRQRELLAPIKHFEVETYAWTVLPPELRQEELAAGIATEIDWLKQQLR, encoded by the coding sequence ATGTCGCTGCCTGACTGGATCGGATATTGCACCAATGTTCATGCTGGCGCAAATCTTGCCGAGACCGAAGCGAACCTGGTCAAGCATGCGGTGCGCGTGCGCGAATTGATTTCTCCGCGCGAACCAATGGGGGTAGGACTGTGGCTGTCGGCGGTGACGGCGAAAGAGTTGCGCGACGAAGATCGACTGGCCCGGTTTCGCGGTTTTCTCAACGACAACAAGTTGATGCCGTACACGCTGAACGGATTTCCGTATGGCAACTTCCATCAAGCCGTCGTCAAGCACGCCGTTTACGAACCGACCTGGATGGATCCGCTCCGTCTGCAGTACACGCTCGATCTGGCGATCGTGCTGGATCAGTTGTTGCCGCCAGGCGAAGAGGGAAGCATCTCGACGTTGCCGATTGCCTGGGGCAATCCGCCGCTCAGCGAAGAAGCGTATGCCGCCGCCGTGGCCAATTTTCTTACGCTTTCCAACGAGTTAGCCAAACTTGAGCAAACGACCGGTCGTTTGATCTATGTTTGCATCGAGCCGGAACCGGGCTGCGCGATCGATACGACCGCCGACATGATCGACTTTTTTCAGAATCGCTTGTTCCCGGCCGGTGACGCCGCGCAGCTGGCGCGCTATATCCGCGTCTGTCATGACGTTTGTCACGCGGCGGTGATGTGCGAAGACCAATCGGCCGTCCTGTCCCAGTACGCAGCGGCGGGAATCAGCGTTGGCAAAGTGCAAATCTCGTCGGCGATCGAAGTCGAATTTGATTCGCTGACCGACGAAGACCGCCAAGCGGCGATTCAGCGCTTGGAGCAATTCGCCGAAGATCGCTACCTGCACCAAACGATGGTGCAGTCCCCCAGCGGAGAGCGAAAGCTATACGACGACCTCCCTGCCCTGTTGAATTCGATCGCGGGAGAGCCCAGCGGCGTCTGGCGCATCCATTTTCACATGCCGATCTACCTGGATGCGTTTGGTCCGCTCCGCACGACCCAGGGGCAGATCCTTGACTTGCTGCGTCAGCGCGAACTTCTCGCTCCGATCAAGCATTTTGAAGTCGAGACCTATGCCTGGACGGTGCTGCCGCCCGAATTGCGTCAGGAGGAACTCGCGGCGGGAATTGCGACCGAGATAGACTGGCTAAAGCAGCAGTTGCGTTAA
- a CDS encoding DUF3299 domain-containing protein, protein MWIRCSAVAIFSAFAILLFYAACAPATPEGTPYSSNMTGLDGVLSPETTPAEAIEPTTPAVEPKSDVPQVETTKPEETSDAMPAQPDDEKTTPTATASTAPTKALAPDKTLPRKPGVQDLTFDDIAFEMEKGEPFTRSMLPERIEELGNQKIRIRGYILPSFESRGIKQFVLVRDNMECCFGPGAALYDCVLVEMTGAGVDFTVRPITVEGVFEVKEYKGGDGKHLAIYRMDGESAK, encoded by the coding sequence ATGTGGATCCGCTGCTCAGCCGTCGCGATATTTTCAGCCTTCGCGATTCTTTTGTTCTACGCCGCCTGTGCTCCGGCGACGCCTGAGGGGACTCCCTACTCGTCCAATATGACCGGTCTCGACGGCGTTCTGTCACCCGAGACAACGCCAGCCGAAGCGATCGAACCGACAACGCCGGCAGTCGAACCGAAGAGCGACGTTCCGCAAGTCGAGACGACGAAACCGGAAGAGACGAGCGACGCAATGCCGGCCCAACCAGACGACGAGAAAACGACGCCGACGGCCACCGCTTCGACCGCACCGACCAAAGCGCTGGCTCCTGACAAAACCTTGCCGCGCAAGCCAGGCGTGCAAGACCTGACGTTTGACGACATCGCCTTTGAGATGGAAAAGGGAGAGCCCTTCACGCGGTCGATGTTGCCCGAGCGGATCGAAGAACTAGGAAACCAGAAGATTCGGATTCGCGGCTATATCTTGCCTAGTTTTGAATCGCGCGGCATTAAGCAGTTTGTGCTGGTGCGCGACAACATGGAATGCTGTTTTGGCCCAGGCGCGGCGCTTTACGACTGCGTATTAGTCGAGATGACAGGCGCCGGCGTCGACTTTACCGTTCGTCCGATTACCGTCGAAGGCGTCTTCGAGGTGAAGGAATACAAAGGGGGCGACGGCAAGCATTTGGCGATCTATCGCATGGACGGAGAATCGGCGAAGTAG
- a CDS encoding MFS transporter, with the protein MLAADSITSADRRHAISAASANAGVWAFGNGVISTSLVIYLAQELGASSTLIAWIIAAPQLAGVLRWFGPRILASFRGHRLPCLLFYFASVVLLLLLPTAAYPGVLPSKTLSLTALVLCWCLYHLCEYLGTICLWSWFSLLIPGRFYGRFAGRREFWLNIGRLVGFVAVSALDVWYRQQFVAAPRLPLLLILATGGALLLGAALIPLLGMIDMPARLGDRKPLPAGEALLRSRPLRRLLIYGVCFSAANGVSSALGWSYIHKALGLSLALVLGSQALMRLGQPLLAPWCGRIVDRVGCRGLMIACQLTVALAPLLYLGGAWGYVASYVALIAYVGTNVALAAMMLRIAGPKQAPANISVYFGLTGVVYAVSVLIDGALADSLIPAAIRGDVAAYFPYFLTAWILRSAAAIPLLFLLEPPIEAETRSNR; encoded by the coding sequence ATGCTCGCCGCCGACTCGATCACCTCCGCTGACCGCCGCCATGCGATCTCGGCCGCGAGCGCCAACGCCGGCGTCTGGGCGTTTGGTAACGGCGTCATCAGCACGTCCCTGGTCATCTATTTGGCGCAAGAGCTGGGCGCCAGCAGTACGCTGATCGCCTGGATCATCGCAGCGCCGCAACTTGCCGGCGTGTTGCGTTGGTTTGGACCGCGCATTCTGGCCAGCTTTCGCGGCCATCGGCTTCCTTGCTTGCTTTTCTATTTTGCATCGGTCGTGTTGCTGCTGTTATTGCCGACGGCGGCTTATCCCGGAGTGCTTCCCAGCAAAACGCTCAGCCTGACGGCGCTGGTCCTCTGCTGGTGTCTCTATCACTTGTGCGAATATCTCGGCACGATCTGTCTCTGGAGTTGGTTTTCGCTCCTCATTCCAGGGCGCTTCTACGGACGCTTCGCAGGGCGCCGCGAGTTTTGGCTCAACATCGGCCGCCTGGTCGGCTTTGTTGCGGTCAGCGCACTCGATGTTTGGTATCGCCAGCAATTTGTCGCTGCGCCGCGGTTGCCGCTGTTGCTGATCTTGGCGACCGGCGGTGCGCTGCTGCTGGGCGCCGCGCTGATCCCATTGCTGGGGATGATCGATATGCCGGCCCGCTTGGGAGATCGGAAACCTTTGCCGGCGGGGGAAGCGCTGCTACGTAGTCGGCCGCTACGTCGATTGTTAATTTACGGCGTTTGCTTTTCGGCGGCCAACGGGGTCTCCAGCGCTCTTGGCTGGAGCTACATCCACAAGGCGCTGGGGTTATCGCTCGCGCTGGTGTTGGGGAGTCAGGCGCTCATGCGTCTCGGGCAACCGCTTCTCGCGCCCTGGTGCGGGCGAATTGTTGATCGCGTTGGCTGCCGCGGTCTGATGATCGCGTGCCAGTTGACCGTGGCGCTGGCTCCGCTCCTTTATCTGGGAGGAGCATGGGGATATGTTGCTAGCTATGTGGCGCTGATCGCCTATGTCGGCACGAACGTGGCGCTGGCGGCGATGATGCTGCGGATCGCCGGTCCCAAACAGGCTCCGGCCAACATCAGCGTCTATTTTGGCCTGACCGGCGTGGTTTACGCCGTTTCGGTCTTGATCGATGGAGCGCTGGCCGACAGTTTGATCCCTGCAGCGATTCGCGGCGATGTCGCAGCGTACTTTCCCTATTTCCTCACGGCTTGGATTTTACGCTCGGCGGCGGCGATCCCGCTGCTGTTTTTGCTAGAACCGCCAATCGAGGCGGAGACTCGCAGCAATCGTTGA
- a CDS encoding alpha/beta hydrolase, whose amino-acid sequence MSRSRLVFLFALALVASLSYGLTRSAHAEPGDAALRDYFQAETTALTNQPIASVTSLEEWKIKRPGYHDLLKEMLGLQPWPEKTDLQVTTTGTLEKEGVVVEKIHFQSRPGLYVTGNLYRPAESKGRLPAILYVCGHGRVVEDGVSLGNKTYYQHHGAWFARHGFVCLMIDTLQLGEIQGLHHGTHNLDMWWWINRGYTPAGVEAWNCVRAIDLLQARDDVDGEQIGVTGRSGGGAYSWYIAALDDRIKAAVPVAGITDLQNHIVDDCINGHCDCMFWVNGPRFDFSLLPSLVAPRALMIANTDSDPIFPLDGVTRTFFAARKIYNLYGAEKNLGYCIVSGGHADTQPLRVPAFHWLSNHLKGDSPLIEDAATPLFERRELKVFAELPADQINTKIQETFVPIASPAEVPASEAAWKSESAALRKTLLEKSFNGWPTTDAAPKLTKVASGKIGETAVTTFDLETQPGVTLPLVMIENDSDSATLQFADEAQWTAIEELTVALEAGEQPKSDAAKQLLTLPGRQFLLVQRGVGPTQWSQDQKLDRHIRRRFLQLGQTVDGMRVWDARRAIQACGQLAPGKLTISAAGVDAGVAVYAAIFEPSVAQIEATHLPTDHRQGPIFLHVRRFMNMPEAVALAAETAAIEVDAESAEAVAYAQAVSKQLKWPAEQITVKK is encoded by the coding sequence ATGAGCCGTAGTCGTCTTGTTTTCTTGTTTGCGCTTGCGCTCGTTGCAAGTCTTTCTTACGGTCTCACGCGATCCGCGCATGCCGAACCTGGCGACGCCGCTTTGCGTGATTACTTTCAGGCCGAGACTACGGCGCTGACCAATCAGCCGATTGCGAGCGTTACCTCGCTGGAAGAATGGAAAATTAAACGACCTGGATATCACGATCTATTAAAGGAGATGCTCGGTCTCCAACCCTGGCCGGAAAAGACTGATCTGCAGGTAACCACGACCGGCACGTTGGAGAAGGAAGGGGTCGTCGTCGAGAAGATTCATTTCCAGTCGCGCCCCGGTTTGTATGTGACCGGCAACCTTTACCGTCCGGCCGAATCGAAAGGCCGCTTGCCGGCGATCCTCTATGTTTGCGGACATGGTCGCGTGGTCGAAGACGGCGTGAGTCTGGGGAACAAAACCTACTACCAGCATCATGGAGCCTGGTTCGCGCGGCATGGTTTCGTTTGCTTGATGATCGACACGTTGCAACTGGGTGAGATCCAAGGACTTCATCATGGAACCCATAACCTGGACATGTGGTGGTGGATCAATCGCGGTTACACGCCGGCCGGCGTCGAAGCTTGGAACTGCGTCCGCGCGATCGATCTGCTGCAAGCCCGCGATGATGTCGATGGTGAGCAGATCGGCGTCACTGGCCGAAGCGGCGGCGGCGCTTATAGCTGGTATATCGCGGCGCTCGACGATCGCATCAAAGCGGCGGTTCCGGTCGCTGGAATCACCGATCTGCAAAATCATATCGTGGATGATTGCATCAACGGACATTGCGACTGCATGTTTTGGGTAAATGGTCCGCGGTTTGATTTCTCGCTGTTGCCTTCGCTGGTCGCTCCGCGAGCGCTGATGATCGCCAATACTGACAGCGACCCGATCTTTCCGCTGGATGGAGTGACCCGCACCTTCTTCGCCGCCCGCAAGATCTACAACTTGTATGGGGCCGAAAAGAATCTCGGCTACTGCATCGTCTCGGGCGGACATGCCGACACGCAACCGCTTCGCGTCCCCGCGTTCCATTGGCTGAGCAATCATCTAAAAGGGGATTCGCCGCTGATCGAAGACGCCGCGACGCCGCTGTTCGAACGGAGAGAGTTGAAAGTCTTCGCCGAGTTGCCGGCCGATCAGATCAATACGAAAATCCAAGAGACGTTCGTCCCGATCGCTTCGCCCGCAGAAGTTCCTGCTTCGGAAGCGGCCTGGAAATCGGAATCCGCCGCACTGCGGAAGACGCTGCTCGAAAAATCGTTCAACGGTTGGCCGACGACGGACGCCGCGCCAAAGTTGACCAAGGTCGCCTCCGGAAAGATCGGCGAAACCGCCGTCACCACCTTCGACCTAGAAACGCAGCCCGGCGTAACCTTGCCGCTGGTCATGATCGAAAACGACAGCGACAGCGCGACTTTGCAATTTGCCGACGAAGCGCAGTGGACCGCGATCGAAGAATTGACGGTCGCTCTTGAAGCAGGCGAACAACCGAAAAGTGACGCCGCAAAGCAGTTGCTGACGCTTCCCGGTCGACAGTTCCTGTTAGTTCAGCGCGGCGTCGGTCCGACGCAATGGAGCCAAGATCAGAAGTTGGACAGACACATCCGCCGTCGCTTCTTGCAACTGGGACAAACGGTTGACGGGATGCGAGTCTGGGACGCGCGCCGTGCGATTCAGGCTTGCGGCCAACTGGCCCCCGGCAAGCTGACGATCTCGGCCGCTGGCGTCGACGCGGGGGTCGCCGTCTATGCGGCGATCTTTGAGCCGAGCGTTGCGCAGATCGAAGCGACTCATCTGCCGACCGATCATCGTCAGGGACCGATCTTCCTGCACGTCCGCCGGTTCATGAACATGCCGGAAGCCGTCGCGCTGGCGGCAGAGACCGCGGCGATCGAGGTCGACGCCGAAAGCGCCGAAGCGGTCGCTTACGCGCAAGCCGTCAGCAAGCAGCTGAAATGGCCGGCTGAGCAGATTACCGTGAAAAAGTAA
- the floA gene encoding flotillin-like protein FloA (flotillin-like protein involved in membrane lipid rafts) yields MPNVASWMLLAQDGDSGFMLYVLLGGMFALFGFVFLIVLLAYGPLWFQAYMSQAGVSLFELVGMSFRQVNSRVIVKAKIMASQSGLSIDRKDGISTKRLEAHYLAGGNVMAVMHAIIAAQRAQIALDFDRAAAIDLAGRDVVEAVRTSVSPKVIDCPDPRRSGKSTLSAIAKNGIELRVRAKVTVRTALEQLIGGATEETVIARVGECIISAIGSSATHTLVLENPDLITRAVLDRNLDAQTAYAIVSIDIADIDVGENIGARLQNDQAEADTRVARAKAEQRRAEAVATEQENKAKVVLNRAKLVLAEAEVPKSMAHAFRSGSLHAQGNGQTPDPTKPAE; encoded by the coding sequence ATGCCGAACGTCGCGTCGTGGATGCTGTTAGCCCAAGATGGCGACAGCGGATTTATGCTGTACGTTTTGCTCGGGGGGATGTTCGCCCTTTTCGGCTTCGTCTTCTTGATCGTCTTGCTGGCGTATGGGCCGCTCTGGTTCCAGGCCTACATGTCGCAAGCCGGCGTCTCGCTGTTCGAGTTGGTCGGCATGAGCTTTCGCCAGGTCAACAGCCGCGTGATCGTCAAAGCGAAGATCATGGCCTCGCAATCGGGGCTGAGCATCGATCGCAAAGATGGCATCAGCACCAAACGACTGGAAGCGCACTATCTAGCCGGCGGCAACGTCATGGCGGTCATGCATGCGATTATCGCCGCCCAGCGCGCGCAGATTGCGCTCGACTTTGATCGCGCGGCGGCGATCGATCTGGCTGGTCGCGACGTGGTCGAAGCGGTTCGCACCAGCGTCTCGCCCAAGGTGATTGATTGCCCCGATCCGCGCCGCAGCGGCAAATCGACGCTCAGCGCGATCGCCAAGAACGGTATCGAACTGCGTGTCCGCGCGAAAGTCACCGTCCGCACCGCGCTTGAGCAGTTGATCGGCGGCGCCACCGAAGAAACGGTCATCGCCCGCGTGGGCGAGTGCATCATTTCGGCGATCGGCTCCAGCGCCACGCATACGCTGGTGTTGGAAAATCCTGACCTGATCACCCGGGCGGTGCTCGATCGCAATCTGGACGCCCAAACCGCGTATGCGATTGTTTCGATCGACATCGCTGATATCGACGTGGGCGAGAACATCGGCGCCCGCTTGCAAAACGACCAGGCCGAAGCTGATACCCGCGTCGCTCGCGCCAAGGCCGAACAACGCCGCGCCGAAGCGGTCGCCACCGAACAAGAGAACAAAGCGAAGGTCGTGCTGAATCGAGCGAAGCTCGTGCTGGCCGAAGCCGAAGTTCCCAAATCGATGGCCCACGCGTTTCGCTCGGGAAGTCTGCATGCCCAAGGAAACGGCCAGACGCCGGACCCGACGAAGCCGGCTGAATGA
- a CDS encoding prolyl oligopeptidase family serine peptidase: MAAEQPIADSPTPGKQVAQELEVKIEGNEPEKLGYWLYLPTDYKADGEKKPLLLFLHGAGERGTDLDQVKKHGPPKLVPAKELPFIVVSPQCSPGVWWNASEKLEALTQLLDTVEKEYNVDPTRIYCTGLSMGGFGTWSLVAKHPHKFAAALPICGGGDPMQAAALTSTPLWVFHGDKDGAVPLKRSQEMVAAVKAAGGDVQLTIYPGVGHDSWTATYDNPEVFTWLLSHQLQQAE, encoded by the coding sequence ATGGCCGCCGAACAGCCCATTGCCGACAGCCCGACGCCCGGCAAGCAAGTCGCGCAAGAGCTGGAAGTGAAGATCGAGGGAAATGAGCCGGAGAAATTGGGCTATTGGCTCTATCTTCCGACCGACTACAAGGCCGACGGCGAAAAGAAGCCGCTGCTTCTCTTTTTGCATGGCGCCGGCGAACGCGGAACCGATTTGGATCAGGTCAAAAAGCATGGCCCGCCCAAATTGGTTCCCGCAAAAGAACTGCCGTTCATTGTCGTTTCGCCGCAGTGCAGCCCTGGAGTCTGGTGGAACGCCAGTGAAAAACTAGAGGCGCTGACCCAACTGCTGGACACGGTCGAAAAAGAATACAACGTCGATCCGACCCGGATCTATTGCACCGGTTTGAGCATGGGCGGCTTTGGAACCTGGTCGCTGGTCGCGAAGCACCCGCACAAATTCGCCGCGGCGTTGCCGATCTGCGGCGGCGGCGATCCGATGCAAGCCGCGGCGCTGACGTCGACTCCGCTCTGGGTTTTTCATGGCGATAAAGATGGAGCGGTGCCGCTTAAGCGCAGCCAAGAAATGGTCGCAGCCGTCAAAGCGGCCGGCGGCGACGTCCAGCTAACGATCTACCCCGGCGTCGGGCACGACAGCTGGACAGCGACCTACGACAATCCGGAAGTCTTCACCTGGCTGCTGTCGCATCAGTTGCAGCAGGCCGAGTAA